The Coffea arabica cultivar ET-39 chromosome 6e, Coffea Arabica ET-39 HiFi, whole genome shotgun sequence genome contains the following window.
TATTGTTACTGATGGATACTTGAGTTTGACTGCACACTTCATTGATAGCAATTGGCTGCTACAGaaaaaaattctgaattttTCTTATATGCCTCCTCCCCATAATGGTGTTGCATTAGCTGAAAAAATTTACAGTTTGACTAGTAGTTGGGGTATTGAAAGGAAGTTGTTTGCCATCACATTAGACAATGCTTCTGCAAATGATTCTTGTGTTGCAATACTTAAGAATCAGCTTAAGTTGAAAAATTCTTTAATTTGTGATGGTATGTTGTTTCATGTGAGATGTTGTGCACATATTCTCAACTTGATTGTGCAAGATGGTTTGAAAGAAATTGATAAATCTGTGGAGTTAATAAGAGAATGTGTCAAGTATGTCAAGGGTTCTCAAACAAGGAAGTTAAGGTTCACCGAATGTGTAACACAGACTTCTCTTGATTCCAAAAAAGCCTTAGTTCAAGATGTTCCTACTAGGTGGAACTCCACATATAGAATGCTTTCCAGTGCACTTTATTATCGCCTTGCATTTTGTCACTTACAATTAAGTGATTCAAATTTTCGGAGCTGTCCATCTCTTGAAGAATGGGGAAGAGTTGAAAAAATTTGTAGTTTTCTTCAAGTTTTTTATGAGGCAACTAATGCTTTTTCGGGGTCCAAGTATCCAACTAGTAACTTGTACTTTCCTCAAGTTTTTAAGATTCAATTAAAGCTGTCTGAGGAGTGCAATAGTTCAGATGATTTTATGAAGAGGATTGCTTCCCAAATGTTTGTGAAGTTTAACAAATATTGGTCTGAGTTCAATCTCTTGTTGGCAATTGCTGTGGTATTTGATCCCCAGTATAAATTTCAGTTTATTGAATTTTGTTATAATAAGCTATATGGTCCGGGGTCTAATGAATTAGTCAAGGTCAGGAGTGCATTTTTTGATGTCTATAATGAGTATGTGAAGATTTCCAACACACCTGGTGCATCATCTTCATGCTCTCGAGGCAGCAATGAAGTTTATTCTCCTCATGGAGCCAAGGAACAAGAAGACAACCAATcat
Protein-coding sequences here:
- the LOC140009774 gene encoding zinc finger BED domain-containing protein RICESLEEPER 2-like, translated to MTTKDIGQYLITSNKGALATRNAQFSQDKFRELLVHAIVRHELPFSFVEHEGIKNVLTYLEPQIKHITRNTAKSDVKKLHAKEVNRLGSELRGCPSRICLTSDAWTSIVTDGYLSLTAHFIDSNWLLQKKILNFSYMPPPHNGVALAEKIYSLTSSWGIERKLFAITLDNASANDSCVAILKNQLKLKNSLICDGMLFHVRCCAHILNLIVQDGLKEIDKSVELIRECVKYVKGSQTRKLRFTECVTQTSLDSKKALVQDVPTRWNSTYRMLSSALYYRLAFCHLQLSDSNFRSCPSLEEWGRVEKICSFLQVFYEATNAFSGSKYPTSNLYFPQVFKIQLKLSEECNSSDDFMKRIASQMFVKFNKYWSEFNLLLAIAVVFDPQYKFQFIEFCYNKLYGPGSNELVKVRSAFFDVYNEYVKISNTPGASSSCSRGSNEVYSPHGAKEQEDNQSFDILEEFDQFDTFEFACSAQKNQLELYLDEPRAKRSSHIIVLDYWKAQQFRFPDLSKLARDILCVPVSTVASESAFSLGGRILDQFRSSLSPQIVEALVCTKDWLFGDKSEVAMNVLAVIKAVRLQLEVAWRMQKFGIIMNAAVVNDEGRSIGWPWSTTLL